In Isosphaera pallida ATCC 43644, the sequence AGGGCGGGCAACCTGGGGGGCGATTCATCGGGTCCGGGTGAATGCCGCGCCGCCCGAAGCCGCCCGGATCGCGGTCCAATCGCTGGGATCGACCCAAGGCGGGGAGGCAGTGGTCGTTGAACACCTGGACCTTCGCCTAAAGCCGTTCCGAGGCGATCAGGGCCGAGTGGTCCCGACCGTCCTCTGGAGTCGCGCTGACGCCGCCGCGCCTGGCTCGTCGCGCCGGGTCGCGGTGGTTGTCTCGTCCTACGGCAAAGCGGCCTTGGTTGAGCCAAACGGCCAAGCCTCAGCGCTCACCGAGGCGCTTTTAGCAGCCGGGTTCGACGTGGCGGGATTCGATCCGTTGCTGATTGGTGAATCGTTCGATCCCGGAAAACCGACCGCCCGACGCCCCGACACGGTTCACTTCGCCACCTACAACCCGAGTCTGGTGGGCGATCGCCTGGGCGACCTGGCACTGGTGGTGGGTTGGTTGCGGAGTCGGGACCAGACCCGTTCGATCAGCTTGGTTGGGTTGGGAGATGGCGGCGGAGCCTGGACGTTGCTGGCGTTGCCCAACCTCGGACCAATCGCCCGCGCCTGGGTCGATTTGGGCGAACAGGGCGACGACGCAATCGACCTGCCGGGCCTGCTCCAGTTCGGCGGCCTGGCCGGAGCCTCCGCGTTGTGCGCTGAGACCCCCCTGACAATCGCCCGACCCGCTGCTCAATTCCGCCGCGATTGGCCCCGCGCGGCTCGGTTGGCCCAGTTCGGCGCAGTGGGGGAACTCGAATTCGTCGAGGAAGCCCCACAAATCGATGCGCTAGTGCAACGACTCGACGATGGATCGAGTCTTTGATATAAAGAACCTCTCTCCACCAAATCCGTGGCAACCTGCCCCGATGCGGGATACGCCGATCGTCCCGCGTCATTTGGGTAAGAATCGCATGAATGAACATCAATTTCGAGCCTTGCTGGATTGGTTCGCGCGGGTTTCGGCCCTGGGCGATGCCCTGGGAAGCGAGTCAACCGATTCGGGGGTGGTGTTGATCACCGCCGCCGAATCGGTTGGCGAGGCGGTTCGGACGCTGCTTCCCCGCGACTGGTCCACGCATCCCTTGGCCTGGCGACGGTTCGAGGCGGAGTTTTTGGGCCCCTTGCTGGCCGGACCCCAAACGCCTCCCCACTTGGCCCAAGCCGCGCGAACCTTCCTGACCTCCTGCGATCCTCTTGAACCCGAGGGGTTGCTGGTTGGTCCCCCGGAATTCGATCCCGGAGCGCCAGATCGGGGCGGTTTTCATGTGGGGCTCTTCCTCCACGCTCGCCCCCAAACCGGCTGGAATCTCTTAATTTTGTTCCCCAGAGTCGAGACGTGAATCGACACTATTTCAAGTTCAGAAGATATCAAATCATTGAGTATGCTGTGCGACGTTGGCGTGGGAGGCTGTGTCGCGGGAGTCTTCCAAGTCGTTCAAGGTTGCTCATCCCCAACGGATTCCGTGCTGTTGGCAATAGGTTTTCCAGTTCTGACGCAGCCACCAGAACGAGTCGAAGTCGGGTTGAAGCAGATAGGGGTTGGACTGGCGTTGTTCGCCGAGGGTGGAGGTGGGCGTGGCTCCGTAGTCGTGGCCGGGGTGGAGTTCCAGATGGTCGGGTAGCGTGAGGAGACGGCGATGGAGGCTGTCGTAGTGGACGCGGGCCTGCGCCTCGTTGTGGGTGCGGCCCACGCCACCGATGAAGAGTTCGTCGCCGACGATGAGTTTACGGTTCTCGATCTCGATCAAGATCGAATCAGCGCAATGGCCGGGATGGTGCCAAGCGTGGCAGGGAATCGAGCCGACCTGGAAGGTTTCGCCGTCGGCCAGTGGGCGATCGACGCCGGGGAAGTCGGGGTGGGCGGCCAACGGCGCGCCGGTGGCGCGCTTGAGGTCGTCCAGGCCGGCGATGTGGTCGCGGTGGGAGTGGGTGGCCAGAATCAACACGATCCGGCCGCCTAGAGCCTGGACGGCGTGGAGGTGCTTGTCCGGTTCGAAGCCGGGATCAACCGCGGCGTATTCGCCGGTGGTCTCATCGCCGAAGAGATAGGCCAGATTTTTGTCTGGGCCCATTCGGAGGATTTCAAAGCGTGCGGGCATGGCGGAAC encodes:
- a CDS encoding hydroxyacylglutathione hydrolase family protein; this translates as MPARFEILRMGPDKNLAYLFGDETTGEYAAVDPGFEPDKHLHAVQALGGRIVLILATHSHRDHIAGLDDLKRATGAPLAAHPDFPGVDRPLADGETFQVGSIPCHAWHHPGHCADSILIEIENRKLIVGDELFIGGVGRTHNEAQARVHYDSLHRRLLTLPDHLELHPGHDYGATPTSTLGEQRQSNPYLLQPDFDSFWWLRQNWKTYCQQHGIRWG